The DNA sequence TTAATGAGAACTACATGGAAAGTGATGAGTTTCCTAAGGCTACTTTTACCGGTAAGATTATCGAAAAAGTGGACTTCAGTCAGCCAGGAACCTACCAGGTTAGGGCTAAAGGTAAACTGAATATCCATGGAGTAGAGCAAAGCCGTATTTTCAAGGTCAAGCTGAAAGTAGATGATACAGGTATTCACTTTTCATCAAAACTGACCATCCCATTGTCAGATCACAATATCTCTATTCCACAGATTGTACATCAGAAGATTGCAACAGAAATAGATGTAGACCTAAAAGGAACCCTGCTAAAGCCTCAACAATAATAATATGCAAACAATCCGATATCACTTGAGTGTTCTGCTGTTACTCTTGACAGTGCTGACAGGATACTCTCAACAACTATATTTTAAGCAATATCCATTTGGTCGAAAACTGAAAGAAGGATACCCAACAGCTTTGTTGCAATCAACTACTGGAATGCTTTGGGTGGGAACGAACAAAGGGTTACTCCAGTTTGACGGCAAAGATTTCCAATTGATCGGAGAACAGAAAGAAGAGGTGACCGCTTTGGGAGAAAGCCATGACGGGACGATTTGGGTAGGCTTCAAGGATGGCGCTCTATACTTTCTGAAGGAAGAAAAATTGCAACCTTTTGAGACTGATGAAGGAATGGCTGTGGAGGCTGTTTCTGATATAGTCTTCGATAAGGATGGAACGCTATGGTTCGCTACATTGGGTGATGGACTTTACTATTACAAGAATGAGCGTATGTACCGCTTGGACGAGGAAGACGGATTGCCTGATACCTATATTTATGATTTGGAACTGGACAAGCAAGGAAATATTTGGGCTGGTACTGATGGAGGGATTGCAGTTTGCCACCTGAACGAGCAAAATGCTGACATCAAAGTGATTGATTCAAGTTTGGGGCTTCCTGATGATATTGTCAAGAAAATTATCTTTTCACCTGAAAATGAAAGTTTCTGGATAGGAACGGAAGATGAAGGACTCTTTAGTTATGATCCTTCTACACAGGTATTTAAGCCAGTAGTCAAAGATGAGTGGCCGTACGGTTCAGTGCTGGACATGACTTTGAGTGGGAATGAATTGTGGGTGAGTACAAGTAGGCAAGGCATATTGGTTATGGATTGTAAAGATCAGTCCATCTTGAATTACACCAAAGAGCATGGATTGTCTTCAGGTCGTCTTCATGCTTTAATGGGAGACAGAGAGGGCAATATATGGTTAGCCGGAAGGCAAAGAGGTTTGGAAAGACTTCCTGCCAATCGCCTCTGGTTTTTCAGAAATATGAGTGAGCAAGTTCAGATTGTAGCTGTCGGGGCAGATCAACACCATGCGCTTTGGTACCTTAACCATGGTAAATTGTATCACTACCAACAAGGAAAAGCTACT is a window from the Limibacter armeniacum genome containing:
- a CDS encoding YceI family protein, producing the protein MIRILIISLLLLSGSYSFAQQRMLSKTGKIHFTSDAPLELIEASSNSLKGILEMPTRKFAFSVPIKSFQGFNSALQQQHFNENYMESDEFPKATFTGKIIEKVDFSQPGTYQVRAKGKLNIHGVEQSRIFKVKLKVDDTGIHFSSKLTIPLSDHNISIPQIVHQKIATEIDVDLKGTLLKPQQ